The DNA sequence CCTGCAGGTCGCTCACGCCGTCCGGCAGCGGGGTCACGTGGGTGGCCGGGACGATCGCGCGCTCGGCGATGCCGCCCCAGTCGTAGCTCAGGCCGATGCAGGCCATCGAGAGGCAGAGGTGGTTGAGCCCGCGCCGGCAGTACCAGCAGGTGCCGCAGAACAGCAGTGGCATGACCGAGACCCGCTGTCCGGGCGAGACGGCGCCGACGTCCGGGCCGACCTCCAGCACCTCGGCCGAGAACTCGTGCCCGAGCACCTGCGGCAGCTGGGATCCGTTGAGGCGGTGCGGCTTGTCCGGGATGACGATCGGGCCCATCGCGTACTCGTGCAGGTCGGTGCCGCAGATCCCGCACCAGAGCGGCCGCAGCAGCACCTGGCCGGCGCCGGGCGGACCCGGGTCGGTCACCTCCTCGACGCGGACGTCGTGCTCGCCGTGAAAGACCGCTGCCTTCATCTCATCCCTCCAGGGTCGGGTCGAAGAGAACCTTGCCTTCCAGCTGCCCGCCGGCGAGCCGGTCCAGCTGGCCGGCCAGCGCGCCGAGCGGGTGCACGCCCTCCAGCAGCTCGGCCGCCAGCGGCGTGCGGGTCAGCAGGTCGAGCGCGGGGGCGAGGTCATCGCCGCAGACGTGGGCCAGGGTGGTCCGGATGCCGATCTCCCGGAACACCAGCGTGTGTACGTCGATCGGCTGCGGCGCGGCCGGGATGCCCACCTGCAGCACGGTCCCGCCGGGCCGGGCCAGCCCGATCGCGGCGTCCAGCTGCCCGTCGGCCCCGCTGGCCTCGATCACGATGTCGGCGCCGGATACCCCGTCCGCACCGACCGGGACCACCCGGGTGGCGCCCAGCCGCAGCGCCCGCTCCAGCCGCGATCCCGGGAAGTCGACGACGGTCAGGTCCACGTCGGCCAGGTGCGTCAGGCCGGCCAGCACGAACGTGCCGATCGCGCCGGCGCCGATCAGCACGACCTTGTCGCCGTCGGCGGCGCCGGAGCGCCGGGCCGCGTGCAGGCCGACCGCGAGCGGCTGGGCCAGCCCGGCGGCGTCGAGGCTCAGCCCGGCCGGGACCGGGACGAGCGTGGACTCCGGCACCGCGACGTACTCGGCCATGCCGCCGGCGGTGTTCAGGCCGAGCGTGTAGTACGACCGGCAGAGATTGGTCCGGTGCTGCCGGCAGCGGTCGCACCGTCCACAGGAGACACCGGCCCCGCTGGCGGCGACCGCACCCAGCTCGGTCGTCGCGGCTGCCCCGCGCTCGACGACCTCGCCGACGAACTCGTGGCCGAGGACCATCGGCCCCTGGTGCCCGGTGACCGGGTGCCTGTGCGCCACCGGGAACGTCCGCGGGCCGGCCTTCCACTCGGTCGCGTCGGTGCCGCACATGCCCGAGCGCAGCACCCGCAGCAGCACCTCGCCCGCGCCCGGCCGGGGTCGGGACAGCTCCTCGAGCCGGACGTCCTTCGCGCCGTGGTACACCGCTGCCCGCATCAGCTCAGTGCTCACCACGGCCCGCCGCGGTGTTCAGGTGGGACTGCGCCTCCCGCAGCGTGGACAGCTGGCCGCCGACGCCGTAGTAGCGCTGCCCGGCCACGAGCAGGTCCTCGGCCGGGAACTTGGTCACCACCTCGCAGCCGGTCGCGGTCACCACCAGTTCCTCCTCGATCCGCGCGGCCCCGACCCCGTCGGCCGAGGGCCAGTACGTCTCCAGCGCGAAGAACATGCCCTCCTCCAGCACCTCGGGGTGTTCCAGCGAGACCAGCCGGGAGAAGATCGGCTTCTCCCAGATGGACAGTCCCACGCCGTGGCCGTACTGGAGGCCGAAGGCCGCCTCCTCGTCCGGGAAGCCGAACTCCTGCGCCCGCGGCCACTCCGCCACGATGTCCGCGGTCGTCGCGCCCGGCCGGACCTTCGCGATGGCCCGGTCCATGTACTCCCGGGACCGGACGTACGCGTCGTTCTGGGCCCGGGACGCCGACCCGATCGCGAACGTGCGGTAGTAGCAGGTCCGGTAGCCGTTGTAGCTGTGCAGGATGTCGAAGAAGGCCGGGTCGCCGGGGCGGATGACCCGGTCCGAGTAGACGTGCGGGTGCGGCGAGCAGCGCTCGCCGGAGATCGCGTTGACGCCCTCGACGTACTCGGAGCCGAGGTCGTAGAGGGTCTTGGCGACCAGGCCGACGGCCTCGTTCTCGCGGACGCCCGGGCGCAGGAACTGGTACAGCTCGTCGTACGCGGCGTCGACCATCGAGGCGGCCTGGGTCAGCAGTGAGATCTCGTCCTGGGTCTTCACCCGCCGCGCCTCCATGAAGACCTGCTGACCGTCGGCGACGGTGATCCCGGCCTTCTGCAGTGCGAACAGGATCGGCAGCTCGACCACGTCGACGCCGAGCGGCTCGTCGGCGACGCCGAACTTCTCCAGCTCGCGCTTGATCTTCTGCGCCAGCTCCTCGGCGATCCCGGCGTCGGGATGGAAGGCGCCGCGCAGGGTGGAGATCCCGGCCCGGGCGCCGCTCTCCCGCCGCGGCCGGGTGCCGTTGTGGTGCGGCGCCTCCAGGTCGGCGTCGGCCAGGCTCCCGGTCGTCGAGAGCCACGGGTCGTACAGCTGGTGGTGCTTGGCCGCGGAGCCGAAGTCCCAGACGATCGGGTCGGTCGTCCGGGTCAGCAGCGCGAACCGGATCAGCTTGTCCATCGCCCAGGTGCCGATGTGGGTGGCGGACATGTAGCGGATGTTGGCGAAGTCGAAGGCCAGCACGGCGCCCAGCTCGGAGCGCTCCAGCTGTGCGCGCAGCCGGGCGAGCCGCTCCGCGCGCAGCCGGGCGAACTGGATGCGGTCCTCCCAGTCGACGGCGTTCGTGCCGAACGTGGCTGTGCTGCTGGGCATGGCGGGCCTCTCTCGAGAACGGGTGGGGGCGCTCAGACGTCCAGCGCGGCGTCCGCGGCACGTTGGCGGCGGCGGACCTTGCCCACCGTGTAGAGAATGGCGGCGGCCAGGATGAGGACCCCCTGGAAGTAGTACTGGTAGACGGTCCCGAGGTCGAGGAAGACCGTCGCGTTCAGCGCCTGCTGGAGCAGGACGGCGCCGAGCAGCGGGCCGAGGAAGGTGCCGCGGCCGCCGAGCAGGCTGGTGCCGCCGAGCACGACCGCGGTGATGCTGGACAGCGTGTACGTGGAGCCCTGGGCCGGGTCACCGATGCCGTACTGGCCCATGAGCATGATCGCGCCGAGGAAGACGAACAGGCCGGTCGCGACGTAGCCGCCGATCACCGTACGGCTGACGTTGATGCCGATGCTGCGCGCGGCCGCCTCGTTGGAGCCGACCGCCCGCAGCCGCCAGCCCCAGGCCGTCCGGCGCAGCAGGAACTCCAGCACCAGCGTCACGACGACCAGCACGACGAAGGCCAGCGGCAGCGGCCCGGCGGCCCGGTTGACGAAGTCCTGGAAGCCCTGGGTGATGAAGCCACCCTGCTCCGGGCGCAGCAGCAACGCCAGCCCGCCGAAGCCGATGTAGAGCACCAGCGTCGCGGCGATCGGCGTGAACCGCGCGAACCGGATCAGCGACCCGTTGACCAGCCCGGACAGGGCCGCGACCACGGCCATCAGCACCAGCCCCGCGATCACGATGCCGGCCGACCTGCCGTCGTTGACGAAGAACGAGGCGACCACGACCAGGAACCCGGCCAGTGGGCCGACGGACAGGTCGATCCCGCCGGTGAGCAGCGCGATGTTCTGCCCCAGCGCGATGAAGCCGAGCGCGGTCGCCGCGGTGAGCAGGGTGGCGACGTTGAAGTTGAACAGGTACCTCTCGTTGCGGGCGGCCAGGATCGCCGCCAGCACCACGATCACCAGCGCCACCAGCGCGGAGGGCGCGTAGTCGCCCTGCAGGAACCGGCGGACGCCCTGAGCCTTGGACTGCCGCAGCTCCTTCGGGACGCTCGCGACCTCGGTCCGGGAGCTGACCGCGGCGCCGACGATGCGTTCCTCGGTGACCTCGTCGCCGCGCAGGGTCACCACGACCTGGCCGCGCGACATCACCAGCACCTCGTCACAGAGGCCCTCCAGCTCCTTGGCGTCCGAGGACGCCACCACGACCGGGACGCCGCGGGCCGAGGCGTCCCGCAGGATCCCGTAGATCTCGGCCCGGGCGCCGACGTCGACGCCCTGGGTCGGCTCGTCCGCGAGCAGGACCGCCGGCTCGGACAGCAGCGCCCGGGAGATCACGACCTTCTGCTGGTTGCCGCCGGACAGCGTCGAGATCGGCGCCTCCAGCGACGGGGCCCGGACCGACAGCGCCGACAGCGAGGCGCTGACGTCCTCGCGCTCGCGGTCCCGGCTCACCAGCGCGCCGCGGGTGAACCGCTGCAGCGCCGAGATCGCCGCGTTCTCCCGTACGGACAGGCTCATCATGAGGCCCTCGCCGTGCCGGTCCGAGGGCATGAACGCGGCCCGGTGC is a window from the Mycobacteriales bacterium genome containing:
- a CDS encoding alcohol dehydrogenase catalytic domain-containing protein; amino-acid sequence: MRAAVYHGAKDVRLEELSRPRPGAGEVLLRVLRSGMCGTDATEWKAGPRTFPVAHRHPVTGHQGPMVLGHEFVGEVVERGAAATTELGAVAASGAGVSCGRCDRCRQHRTNLCRSYYTLGLNTAGGMAEYVAVPESTLVPVPAGLSLDAAGLAQPLAVGLHAARRSGAADGDKVVLIGAGAIGTFVLAGLTHLADVDLTVVDFPGSRLERALRLGATRVVPVGADGVSGADIVIEASGADGQLDAAIGLARPGGTVLQVGIPAAPQPIDVHTLVFREIGIRTTLAHVCGDDLAPALDLLTRTPLAAELLEGVHPLGALAGQLDRLAGGQLEGKVLFDPTLEG
- a CDS encoding Xaa-Pro peptidase family protein gives rise to the protein MPSSTATFGTNAVDWEDRIQFARLRAERLARLRAQLERSELGAVLAFDFANIRYMSATHIGTWAMDKLIRFALLTRTTDPIVWDFGSAAKHHQLYDPWLSTTGSLADADLEAPHHNGTRPRRESGARAGISTLRGAFHPDAGIAEELAQKIKRELEKFGVADEPLGVDVVELPILFALQKAGITVADGQQVFMEARRVKTQDEISLLTQAASMVDAAYDELYQFLRPGVRENEAVGLVAKTLYDLGSEYVEGVNAISGERCSPHPHVYSDRVIRPGDPAFFDILHSYNGYRTCYYRTFAIGSASRAQNDAYVRSREYMDRAIAKVRPGATTADIVAEWPRAQEFGFPDEEAAFGLQYGHGVGLSIWEKPIFSRLVSLEHPEVLEEGMFFALETYWPSADGVGAARIEEELVVTATGCEVVTKFPAEDLLVAGQRYYGVGGQLSTLREAQSHLNTAAGRGEH
- a CDS encoding ATP-binding cassette domain-containing protein, with translation MSGSTMTATRPATLEMTGISKHFAGVAALTDVSVSVLSGEVHAVLGENGAGKSTLMNIASGTLVPDAGTISVGGETVTSLTPSEATARGIAIVHQHPAVLPDMTVRENLEVALPAAVFRSGSRAEVVDRLLKRVELTVDPHDRVDTLTVAQRHMLEIAKAFAVSPTLLILDEPTAPLSGAAVELFFRLLREQVAAGTSVIYITHRMAEVRELADRVTVLRDGRVRGTARVSEVSDQELLALILGRQLDSTFPPKYDGDGETSLRIADLAGPGFTGVSASAQRGQIVGLAGVVGNGQSSLLRALAGLDPFTGTVTVGGRELTARDLRHRAAFMPSDRHGEGLMMSLSVRENAAISALQRFTRGALVSRDREREDVSASLSALSVRAPSLEAPISTLSGGNQQKVVISRALLSEPAVLLADEPTQGVDVGARAEIYGILRDASARGVPVVVASSDAKELEGLCDEVLVMSRGQVVVTLRGDEVTEERIVGAAVSSRTEVASVPKELRQSKAQGVRRFLQGDYAPSALVALVIVVLAAILAARNERYLFNFNVATLLTAATALGFIALGQNIALLTGGIDLSVGPLAGFLVVVASFFVNDGRSAGIVIAGLVLMAVVAALSGLVNGSLIRFARFTPIAATLVLYIGFGGLALLLRPEQGGFITQGFQDFVNRAAGPLPLAFVVLVVVTLVLEFLLRRTAWGWRLRAVGSNEAAARSIGINVSRTVIGGYVATGLFVFLGAIMLMGQYGIGDPAQGSTYTLSSITAVVLGGTSLLGGRGTFLGPLLGAVLLQQALNATVFLDLGTVYQYYFQGVLILAAAILYTVGKVRRRQRAADAALDV